The Cynocephalus volans isolate mCynVol1 chromosome 2, mCynVol1.pri, whole genome shotgun sequence genome window below encodes:
- the UFD1 gene encoding ubiquitin recognition factor in ER-associated degradation protein 1 isoform X1, with protein MFSFNMFDHPIPRVFQNRFSTQYRCFSVSMLAGPNDRSDVEKGGKIIMPPSALDQLSRLNITYPMLFKLTNKNSDRMTHCGVLEFVADEGICYLPHWMMQNLLLEEGGLVQVESVNLQVATYSKFQPQSPDFLDITNPKAVLENALRNFACLTTGDVIAINYNEKIYELRVMETKPDKAVSIIECDMNVDFDAPLGYKEPERQIQHEESTESEADHGGYAGELGFRAFSGSGNRLDGKKKGVEPSPSPIKPGDIKRGIPNYEFKLGKITFIRNSRPLVKKVEEDEAGGRFVAFSGEGQSLRKKGRKP; from the exons ATG tTCTCTTTCAACATGTTTGACCACCCGATACCCCGCGTCTTCCAGAACCGCTTCTCCACGCAGTACCGCTGCTTCTCCGTGTCCATGCTAGCAGGGCCTAATGACAGGTCAGATGTGGAGAAAGGCGGGAAGA TAATTATGCCACCCTCGGCCCTTGATCAACTCA gCCGGCTTAACATTACCTATCCCATGCTGTTCAAACTGACCAATAAGAATTCAGACCGCATGACACACTGTGGTGTGCTGGAGTTTGTGGCTGACGAGGGCATCTGCTACCTCCCACACTGG ATGATGCAGAATTTGCTGTTGGAAGAAGGGGGCCTGGTCCAGGTAGAGAGTGTCAATCTCCAGGTGGCCACATACTCCAAGTTCCAGCCTCAGAGCCCTGACTTCCTGGACATCACCAACCCTAAAGCCGT ATTGGAAAATGCATTGAGAAATTTTGCCTGTCTTACCACTGGGGATGTGATTGCCATCAACTACAATGAGAAG ATCTACGAACTGCGGGTGATGGAGACCAAACCTGACAAGGCTGTGTCCATTATCGAGTGTGACATGAAT GTAGACTTTGATGCTCCCCTGGGCTACAAAGAACCTGAAAGACAAATCCAGCACGAGGAGTCGACA GAAAGCGAAGCTGACCACGGCGGCTATGCTGGAGAGCTGGGCTTCCGT GCCTTCTCCGGCTCCGGGAATAGACTggatggaaagaagaaaggggtagAGCCCAGCCCTTCCCCAATTAAGCCCGGAGACATTAAAAG AGGAATTCCCAATTACGAATTTAAACTTGGTAAGATTACTTTCATCAGAAATTCACGTCCACTGGTCAAAAAGGTTGAAGAG GATGAAGCTGGAGGCAGATTCGTCGCTTTCTCTGGAGAAGGACAGTCATTGcgtaaaaaaggaagaaagccaTAA
- the UFD1 gene encoding ubiquitin recognition factor in ER-associated degradation protein 1 isoform X2 has product MTVIMPPSALDQLSRLNITYPMLFKLTNKNSDRMTHCGVLEFVADEGICYLPHWMMQNLLLEEGGLVQVESVNLQVATYSKFQPQSPDFLDITNPKAVLENALRNFACLTTGDVIAINYNEKIYELRVMETKPDKAVSIIECDMNVDFDAPLGYKEPERQIQHEESTESEADHGGYAGELGFRAFSGSGNRLDGKKKGVEPSPSPIKPGDIKRGIPNYEFKLGKITFIRNSRPLVKKVEEDEAGGRFVAFSGEGQSLRKKGRKP; this is encoded by the exons ATGACAG TAATTATGCCACCCTCGGCCCTTGATCAACTCA gCCGGCTTAACATTACCTATCCCATGCTGTTCAAACTGACCAATAAGAATTCAGACCGCATGACACACTGTGGTGTGCTGGAGTTTGTGGCTGACGAGGGCATCTGCTACCTCCCACACTGG ATGATGCAGAATTTGCTGTTGGAAGAAGGGGGCCTGGTCCAGGTAGAGAGTGTCAATCTCCAGGTGGCCACATACTCCAAGTTCCAGCCTCAGAGCCCTGACTTCCTGGACATCACCAACCCTAAAGCCGT ATTGGAAAATGCATTGAGAAATTTTGCCTGTCTTACCACTGGGGATGTGATTGCCATCAACTACAATGAGAAG ATCTACGAACTGCGGGTGATGGAGACCAAACCTGACAAGGCTGTGTCCATTATCGAGTGTGACATGAAT GTAGACTTTGATGCTCCCCTGGGCTACAAAGAACCTGAAAGACAAATCCAGCACGAGGAGTCGACA GAAAGCGAAGCTGACCACGGCGGCTATGCTGGAGAGCTGGGCTTCCGT GCCTTCTCCGGCTCCGGGAATAGACTggatggaaagaagaaaggggtagAGCCCAGCCCTTCCCCAATTAAGCCCGGAGACATTAAAAG AGGAATTCCCAATTACGAATTTAAACTTGGTAAGATTACTTTCATCAGAAATTCACGTCCACTGGTCAAAAAGGTTGAAGAG GATGAAGCTGGAGGCAGATTCGTCGCTTTCTCTGGAGAAGGACAGTCATTGcgtaaaaaaggaagaaagccaTAA
- the C2H22orf39 gene encoding synaptic plasticity regulator PANTS isoform X2, with protein MAEGSGWRPPRPCEAYRAEWKLCRSAGHFLHHYYVHGERPACEQWRRDLDSCRDWEERRSAKAQAPGALQRTAGVPPLLVLSFFGGNTKQYTDGTLRRR; from the exons ATGGCAGAAGGCAGCGGCTGGCGG CCGCCGCGCCCCTGCGAGGCCTACCGCGCCGAGTGGAAGCTGTGCCGCAGCGCCGGGCACTTCCTGCACCACTACTACGTCCACGGGGAGCGGCCGGCCTGCGAGCAGTGGCGGCGCGACCTGGACAGCTGCCGCGACTGGGAGGAGCGCCGGAGCGCCAAGGCCCAG GCCCCGGGGGCTCTGCAGAGGACTGCCGGCGTCCCTCCCCTCCTTGTGCTTTCCTTCTTTGGGGGAAATACCAAACAGTATACTGACGGGACGTTGAGACGGCGTTAA
- the C2H22orf39 gene encoding synaptic plasticity regulator PANTS isoform X1, whose product MAEGSGWRPPRPCEAYRAEWKLCRSAGHFLHHYYVHGERPACEQWRRDLDSCRDWEERRSAKAQRSLCESERARVQAARKHALVWAPRQSPPADWHLPLPQEEKDE is encoded by the exons ATGGCAGAAGGCAGCGGCTGGCGG CCGCCGCGCCCCTGCGAGGCCTACCGCGCCGAGTGGAAGCTGTGCCGCAGCGCCGGGCACTTCCTGCACCACTACTACGTCCACGGGGAGCGGCCGGCCTGCGAGCAGTGGCGGCGCGACCTGGACAGCTGCCGCGACTGGGAGGAGCGCCGGAGCGCCAAGGCCCAG CGATCCCTCTGTGAGAGTGAGCGGGCTCGAGTCCAGGCTGCACGGAAACATGCACTGGTGTGGGCCCCCAGGCAGAGCCCCCCTGCAGACTGGCACCTCCCTCTGCCTCAAGAGGAGAAGGATGAGTGA